In Dyadobacter sp. NIV53, a single window of DNA contains:
- a CDS encoding efflux RND transporter permease subunit gives MQKLTLSIVAFSLKNTMIVFFMTAVLAVAGIVSYINTPIEAFPDVTNTRARIITQWPGRSAEEIEKFITLPVMKEMNTIPKKSEVRSISLFGLSVVTVLFEDKVEDFYAQQYASTRLRNIDLPKGAEAEIEPPYGATGEIFRYVLKSDRPVKELTALQEWVIERELVAVPGVANVASFGGEEKIYEVRVNPALLAQYNLTPLDVYEAIGKSNINVGGDVIQKGDQAYVVRGMGLLESTQDIENILISVRGSTPVHVKQVAEVNITAKPRLGQVGLGEDKDLVEGIVVMLRGENPSDVIVKLQKTIDELNNRILPSDVKIVPVIDRTELVNATVNTVTHNLAEGIVLVSIIVFVFLFNWRTTVTVALVIPLSFLFAITMLRIQGLPANLISLGAIDFGLLLEGTMVIVEKIYVDLEKSSLRLGVDRFNKMSKLGLMKRSVKDVASHIFFAQIILIVALLPIFSFQKVEGKMFTPLAFTLGYALIGSLILSLTFVPAMCKVLLRKNVTEVKNPVVHFFRSNIFKLYLWSERNKRLVMSTFVILFLVCIGRFLTYGTEFIPKLNEGAIYVRATLPNSINLEQSVKTGNVLRDTLRSFQEVKFVMSQTGRPNDGTDPTGFFNNEFHIQLKPESEWKRHIKKDELLREMKEVLSSFPGLSLGFSQPIQDNVEEYVAGVKSSLVIKIFGDDLNDMENLADQVADNLHKVDGVADILVYRNIGIPELAIKLDEARMARHGVSMADAQAVIEMTIGGKAASVFYENDRMFDITIRYQKEYRDTEEEIGNIIIPSLDNHQVPLKEIATISTKTGPAFIYREGSSRYIGIGFSIDGRDMGSTIAEAQKVVKENVRFSKNTKVVWAGEFESKERATKQLSVIIPAALVLIIFLLYMNFGNAKDTLISLITILFAFVGGFLSLWMTGTIFGISAGIGFIILFGVCTIDGIILVHVMKDNLLHGLPLRQAISDGIYGRIRPVIMIALMGSLGLLPAALSNGMGSEIQKPLAIMIVGGLLICMFLSFTVLPQIFYWAYRKKS, from the coding sequence ATGCAAAAGTTAACACTAAGCATCGTTGCGTTCTCTTTAAAGAATACGATGATCGTATTCTTTATGACTGCTGTTCTGGCGGTAGCAGGCATTGTGAGCTATATCAATACACCCATTGAAGCATTTCCGGATGTAACCAATACAAGGGCCAGGATCATTACCCAGTGGCCGGGCAGAAGTGCAGAAGAAATAGAAAAGTTCATAACTCTTCCGGTGATGAAAGAGATGAATACAATTCCGAAGAAATCGGAAGTGCGTTCTATTTCGCTATTTGGGCTATCGGTTGTAACGGTTTTATTTGAGGACAAAGTAGAAGATTTTTACGCACAGCAGTATGCATCCACCCGCCTGAGAAATATTGACCTTCCCAAAGGTGCAGAGGCTGAGATTGAACCGCCATATGGCGCAACAGGGGAAATTTTCAGGTATGTACTGAAAAGCGACCGTCCTGTAAAAGAACTTACTGCCCTGCAGGAATGGGTGATTGAACGGGAACTGGTGGCGGTGCCTGGTGTTGCCAATGTTGCCAGTTTTGGCGGGGAAGAAAAAATATACGAGGTCAGGGTTAATCCGGCATTGCTTGCACAATACAATCTCACGCCATTGGATGTGTACGAAGCAATTGGGAAAAGTAATATCAATGTGGGCGGAGATGTGATCCAGAAAGGCGACCAGGCTTATGTGGTACGCGGCATGGGTTTACTGGAAAGCACGCAGGATATCGAAAACATCCTGATCAGTGTAAGAGGTTCGACGCCGGTGCACGTAAAACAGGTTGCCGAAGTGAATATCACCGCCAAACCAAGGCTGGGGCAGGTTGGGCTTGGTGAAGACAAAGATCTGGTTGAAGGGATCGTGGTGATGCTTCGCGGAGAAAATCCAAGCGATGTAATTGTTAAACTTCAAAAAACCATTGATGAACTGAACAACCGTATCCTGCCGTCTGATGTGAAAATTGTGCCCGTTATAGACCGCACCGAACTGGTGAACGCAACGGTAAATACTGTGACCCACAACCTTGCAGAAGGTATTGTACTGGTTTCCATTATCGTTTTTGTCTTCCTTTTCAACTGGCGTACAACCGTAACCGTTGCTTTGGTTATTCCGTTATCCTTTCTTTTTGCGATCACAATGCTTCGCATCCAGGGATTGCCCGCAAACCTGATCTCACTGGGTGCCATTGACTTTGGTTTACTGCTGGAAGGTACTATGGTCATTGTTGAGAAGATATATGTGGATCTTGAAAAAAGCTCACTCCGGCTTGGCGTTGACCGGTTCAATAAAATGTCCAAACTGGGCCTCATGAAACGTAGTGTAAAGGACGTGGCTTCTCATATTTTCTTTGCACAAATAATACTGATCGTTGCGCTTCTGCCTATTTTTTCTTTTCAAAAAGTAGAAGGGAAAATGTTTACTCCGCTTGCATTTACGCTCGGTTATGCATTGATAGGCTCTCTGATTTTGAGCCTGACCTTTGTTCCGGCAATGTGTAAAGTGCTATTAAGGAAAAATGTTACGGAAGTTAAAAATCCGGTCGTCCATTTTTTCAGGAGTAACATCTTTAAATTATACTTGTGGAGTGAGCGTAACAAAAGGTTGGTTATGAGCACGTTTGTGATTTTGTTTTTGGTTTGTATAGGCCGGTTCCTGACATACGGTACGGAATTTATTCCCAAACTAAATGAAGGTGCTATTTATGTCAGGGCAACACTGCCAAACAGTATTAATCTGGAACAATCGGTGAAAACGGGTAATGTGCTCCGGGATACTTTACGCTCGTTTCAGGAAGTGAAATTTGTGATGAGCCAGACAGGAAGGCCCAACGACGGTACCGACCCGACGGGCTTTTTTAACAATGAATTTCATATTCAGTTAAAGCCGGAATCAGAATGGAAAAGGCATATTAAAAAAGACGAGCTGCTGCGTGAGATGAAGGAAGTCCTGTCATCTTTTCCGGGTTTATCTCTTGGATTCAGCCAGCCGATACAGGATAATGTGGAAGAATATGTGGCGGGTGTAAAAAGCTCACTGGTGATAAAAATTTTTGGGGACGATCTCAATGATATGGAAAATCTGGCAGATCAGGTGGCTGATAACCTGCATAAAGTAGATGGTGTTGCTGATATTCTGGTTTACCGTAACATCGGGATCCCTGAACTTGCAATTAAACTGGATGAAGCCAGAATGGCTCGCCATGGAGTATCAATGGCAGATGCACAGGCGGTCATTGAGATGACGATTGGTGGAAAAGCGGCATCAGTTTTTTATGAAAATGACCGTATGTTTGATATAACAATCCGTTACCAGAAAGAATACCGTGACACCGAAGAAGAAATTGGCAACATTATCATTCCTTCTCTTGACAACCACCAGGTTCCGTTGAAGGAAATCGCCACGATCAGTACCAAAACCGGGCCTGCATTTATATACCGCGAAGGAAGCAGCCGTTACATTGGAATTGGTTTCAGTATTGATGGCCGTGATATGGGAAGTACCATTGCTGAGGCACAGAAAGTAGTAAAGGAAAATGTCAGATTTTCTAAAAATACCAAAGTTGTATGGGCAGGTGAATTTGAAAGTAAAGAACGGGCAACCAAACAATTGTCGGTTATCATTCCTGCTGCCTTAGTACTGATCATTTTTCTGTTATACATGAATTTTGGGAATGCAAAAGACACCCTGATTTCCCTCATTACTATTCTGTTTGCATTCGTTGGAGGTTTTCTTTCACTATGGATGACTGGAACGATATTCGGTATTTCTGCGGGAATCGGGTTCATTATTTTATTCGGAGTTTGCACGATTGACGGAATTATTCTGGTCCATGTCATGAAGGACAATCTACTTCATGGGCTTCCGCTGAGGCAGGCGATTTCCGACGGGATCTATGGAAGGATACGCCCGGTGATCATGA
- a CDS encoding efflux RND transporter periplasmic adaptor subunit, with translation MFTSTRYLLAFFALSATLASCYKNTEEVVKEKPVSASILPTKIVTYPAVLEPVTQSIRLNGQIEYNPNQVVHYASLVKGIVTKTYFSLGDRVLKGQVLAELRSIELSDLNAQSKTLESRLTVAKRKLAVSESMFGDRIASEKDLFESQSEVDILKTEIEKIQANLSLYNASSEKGVFQIKSPVGGYVVENNISSGTQISGNESDLFTISDLSDVWITTNIYAVDLPFVQKGMKAVIKSKAYPDETFDGTISEISQVLDPQERVLKARIRMPNKDLKLKPGLTIEAVIRKSLSEQAIGIPSAALIFYNNENYVLIQKPDNTLEPRKVIVDVKDNDRVFFKSGIAAGEKVVINNQLLLFYEVLNSDK, from the coding sequence ATGTTTACATCAACCCGCTATCTGTTGGCCTTTTTTGCGCTGTCCGCTACTTTGGCCTCCTGTTATAAAAATACAGAAGAAGTAGTAAAAGAAAAACCTGTTTCGGCTTCGATCCTGCCTACTAAAATTGTTACTTATCCCGCAGTTCTTGAACCTGTTACGCAATCTATCCGGTTGAACGGCCAGATTGAATATAACCCCAATCAGGTTGTGCATTATGCCAGTCTGGTAAAAGGAATTGTAACAAAAACCTATTTTTCTCTTGGTGACAGAGTTTTAAAAGGACAGGTTCTGGCAGAGCTTAGAAGTATAGAACTGAGTGACCTGAACGCTCAGAGCAAAACACTGGAATCGCGGCTCACAGTAGCGAAAAGAAAACTGGCTGTTTCAGAATCCATGTTCGGCGACCGCATTGCCTCTGAAAAAGACCTTTTTGAATCACAAAGTGAAGTAGATATACTCAAAACAGAAATTGAAAAAATCCAGGCTAATCTATCGCTTTACAATGCAAGTTCTGAAAAAGGTGTGTTTCAGATCAAATCTCCTGTGGGTGGTTATGTGGTTGAAAATAATATTTCCTCAGGAACGCAGATCAGTGGAAATGAATCGGACCTTTTTACGATTTCTGATCTGTCGGACGTCTGGATAACGACGAACATTTATGCCGTAGACCTGCCTTTCGTACAAAAAGGAATGAAAGCCGTCATAAAATCAAAGGCTTATCCGGACGAAACTTTTGACGGCACAATTTCAGAAATCTCACAGGTTCTTGATCCGCAGGAGCGAGTTTTGAAAGCACGGATAAGAATGCCAAATAAGGACCTGAAATTGAAACCGGGACTTACTATTGAAGCAGTTATAAGGAAAAGCCTTAGTGAACAGGCAATTGGTATTCCATCTGCCGCACTGATTTTTTACAATAATGAAAATTATGTGCTTATTCAAAAACCTGATAATACCCTGGAACCACGTAAAGTAATCGTTGACGTCAAGGATAACGACCGCGTTTTCTTTAAGAGTGGTATTGCAGCAGGCGAAAAAGTAGTCATCAATAATCAGCTTCTCCTTTTTTACGAAGTACTGAATTCGGATAAATAA
- a CDS encoding TolC family protein, whose translation MKYNFAAVIMLVFAIGFSGSAAASGDTLRISKKEAEALFLNNNLELVAQKLNIQQAEAQIIQAKLWPNPEFSLDELNLWATKNQLSSGESIPGLIGNFGKNREFTAELSQLIKTGGKRKKRIALESVSRDITTVYFSELIRELKTQLRKNLYELSFQQSYLSVLTTQHIELTKLLLSFEKQYAQGNLNKPELFRLKALKLDLNQQIVEAQKEVHGIQKELSVLLNLPSDTYLIADVPDQFNTNLPGRLSLDNLISIAAENRPDGRISILQQNLAQKTFDYEYARRKPDLTLGLNYDRGGNFLLNFFGFGLRFDVPVFNKNQGAILESKIGIEKSKVETQQKNRVIEAEVTGTFRDLQKSLTAYQNLDTAYITDLDHVFQSYTTYYVQRQINMVEYLDFFDAYISNKKTILLTLKQLQDSLEELNHATAAEVNE comes from the coding sequence GTGAAGTACAATTTTGCAGCAGTCATTATGCTGGTTTTTGCTATTGGTTTTTCGGGCTCGGCTGCCGCTTCAGGTGACACTTTGAGGATTTCCAAAAAAGAGGCAGAAGCTTTATTTTTGAACAATAACCTGGAACTGGTTGCCCAAAAGCTGAATATACAACAGGCAGAGGCACAGATCATTCAGGCAAAACTTTGGCCTAATCCGGAATTTAGCCTGGATGAATTAAATTTGTGGGCCACAAAAAACCAGCTTTCTTCGGGAGAATCTATTCCTGGGCTGATCGGAAATTTTGGTAAAAACCGTGAGTTTACTGCCGAACTTTCACAGCTTATAAAAACCGGTGGCAAGCGAAAAAAGCGGATAGCCCTGGAATCTGTTTCACGCGATATCACCACGGTTTATTTTTCGGAACTGATCAGGGAATTAAAAACGCAGCTTCGCAAAAATCTGTATGAACTCTCTTTTCAGCAATCTTATTTAAGCGTTCTGACTACGCAGCATATCGAGCTCACCAAACTGCTTTTGTCATTTGAAAAGCAGTACGCTCAGGGAAATCTGAACAAACCGGAACTGTTTCGCCTAAAAGCATTAAAGCTTGACCTGAACCAGCAGATTGTTGAGGCGCAAAAGGAAGTACATGGTATTCAAAAGGAATTATCTGTTTTACTCAATCTTCCTTCCGATACATATCTGATTGCGGATGTGCCGGATCAGTTCAATACAAATTTACCGGGCAGGTTGTCACTGGATAACCTGATTTCAATTGCGGCGGAAAACCGGCCGGATGGTAGGATCAGCATTTTGCAGCAAAACCTGGCGCAAAAAACATTTGACTATGAATACGCCCGGCGAAAGCCGGATCTGACTCTGGGTTTGAACTACGACCGCGGGGGTAATTTCTTGTTAAACTTCTTTGGGTTCGGGTTAAGATTTGATGTGCCGGTTTTCAACAAAAACCAGGGCGCCATTCTGGAAAGTAAGATCGGGATTGAAAAATCAAAGGTTGAGACACAGCAAAAGAACAGGGTCATAGAAGCTGAGGTAACCGGAACTTTCCGTGATCTGCAAAAAAGCCTTACTGCTTACCAGAATCTGGACACGGCTTACATCACAGATCTGGATCATGTCTTTCAGTCCTATACCACGTATTATGTTCAGCGACAGATCAATATGGTTGAATATCTTGATTTCTTCGATGCCTACATATCTAACAAAAAAACCATTTTACTAACCTTAAAACAGTTGCAGGATAGTCTTGAAGAATTAAACCATGCCACCGCGGCAGAAGTGAATGAGTAA
- a CDS encoding sensor histidine kinase KdpD: protein MKIQHKLTLNSSLVFGLVLTISSVLIYLNFIKSAENIFFEELARTANLTASFYLEEDELNTREYSRIKESFLNASINQEIRLYDKSGIIHYGAADPDTNITARILKTIRANSRYNFKVGNTFYYAIYYRDNQGSFSIIIKGKNPTLEAQKSEFIKTLLAALFLGIVVIVALSYSLSRIAYSPVRHIIDQVKTLDMNGGRHKLTYKHTKDELEDLFQEFNSMLEKAYQNIQIQKNFISHASHELKSPLASIVGNLEVLLHKDREIQEYKNVNLSVLNDAGRLEKILKNLLVLAGLDQNNQEKNKEERVDEILWEVLDQLATDYNATKINLHWNLPDSAMHLLTYHCVHTQIYIALYNLIENAAKFSDDKPVELTVTDIDNQLIIKIQDQGIGINKDDLLHITEPFYRGHNALKIKGNGLGLAISARIFDNHAIKMSIQSEAGAGTLISLIF, encoded by the coding sequence ATGAAAATACAGCACAAACTTACGCTGAACTCCTCATTGGTTTTTGGACTGGTTTTAACCATTTCCTCAGTGCTTATCTATCTTAATTTTATCAAATCAGCAGAGAATATTTTCTTTGAAGAGCTGGCCAGGACCGCAAATCTTACAGCTTCATTTTATCTGGAAGAAGATGAGCTGAATACCAGGGAATACAGCAGAATTAAAGAAAGTTTTCTGAATGCCAGTATCAACCAGGAAATCCGCCTGTACGACAAATCGGGGATAATTCATTATGGTGCTGCCGATCCGGATACGAACATTACGGCAAGGATACTTAAAACGATCAGGGCCAACAGCCGTTATAATTTTAAGGTGGGTAATACCTTTTATTACGCCATTTATTACCGCGATAACCAGGGCTCTTTCAGTATAATTATCAAAGGTAAAAACCCTACGCTGGAAGCTCAGAAAAGTGAATTTATTAAAACACTTCTTGCTGCATTGTTCCTCGGAATAGTAGTCATTGTAGCGCTTAGCTATTCACTTTCCAGAATTGCCTATTCTCCCGTCCGTCATATTATAGATCAGGTCAAAACACTGGATATGAATGGTGGCAGGCATAAACTGACTTATAAACACACGAAAGATGAACTGGAAGATCTTTTTCAGGAGTTTAATTCAATGCTTGAAAAGGCGTATCAGAATATCCAGATCCAGAAGAATTTTATAAGCCATGCATCACATGAATTAAAAAGCCCGCTTGCTTCCATTGTGGGAAATCTGGAAGTATTACTGCATAAAGACAGGGAAATCCAGGAATATAAAAATGTGAACCTGAGCGTTTTGAATGATGCAGGACGTTTGGAGAAAATTCTTAAAAATCTGCTTGTACTTGCGGGGCTGGATCAGAATAACCAGGAGAAAAATAAGGAAGAAAGGGTTGATGAAATTCTTTGGGAAGTGCTTGATCAGCTGGCAACAGACTACAATGCAACGAAAATCAATCTCCACTGGAACCTTCCAGACAGTGCAATGCATCTGCTTACTTATCATTGTGTGCATACACAAATTTATATTGCACTTTACAACCTGATAGAAAATGCAGCGAAGTTTTCTGACGATAAACCAGTGGAACTAACCGTTACGGATATTGATAACCAGTTGATTATAAAGATTCAGGATCAGGGAATTGGAATTAATAAAGATGACCTGCTCCATATAACGGAGCCATTTTATCGCGGACATAATGCCCTTAAAATAAAGGGAAACGGATTGGGACTGGCCATATCTGCAAGGATATTTGACAATCACGCAATTAAAATGAGTATTCAATCGGAAGCGGGCGCTGGTACACTTATCAGCCTTATTTTCTAA
- a CDS encoding response regulator transcription factor — protein MKILVVEDDIRISSFLQKGLQEAGYTVQLASDGYQARDLIQSDNWDLFILDIMLPDIDGLQLAQIIRYKKIGTPVLMLSALGEAEDKIKALDIGADDYLVKPFHFPELLSRIKALRRRYELHYSKDRVMECGGLMVNVDANTISRSGQEILLSAKEFKLLVFLLENKNRIVTRTQILDIVWNTNMDTYTNVVDVYISYLRNKIDSNFSEKLIKTVKGRGYMITANS, from the coding sequence ATGAAAATACTCGTAGTTGAAGATGATATCCGGATCAGCAGTTTTCTTCAAAAAGGGTTACAGGAAGCAGGTTATACAGTACAGCTTGCCTCCGACGGTTACCAGGCGCGCGACCTGATTCAGTCGGATAACTGGGATTTGTTTATTCTGGACATCATGTTGCCGGATATAGACGGACTACAGCTTGCCCAAATTATCCGTTACAAAAAAATTGGCACGCCTGTATTGATGCTGAGCGCTTTGGGTGAAGCCGAAGATAAAATTAAGGCTTTGGACATTGGTGCCGACGATTATTTAGTGAAACCTTTCCATTTTCCTGAGTTACTATCCAGGATCAAAGCTTTAAGAAGAAGATACGAATTGCATTACTCGAAGGACCGGGTAATGGAATGTGGCGGCCTGATGGTGAATGTAGATGCTAATACGATCAGCAGGAGCGGACAGGAGATTTTACTTTCGGCAAAGGAATTCAAACTGCTCGTTTTTTTACTCGAAAACAAAAACCGGATTGTAACCCGAACCCAGATTCTGGATATCGTCTGGAACACCAATATGGATACCTACACCAATGTGGTTGACGTTTATATTTCATATCTGCGCAATAAAATAGACAGCAACTTTTCCGAAAAACTCATCAAAACCGTGAAGGGCCGCGGTTACATGATCACTGCTAATTCATGA